DNA from Mesotoga sp. Brook.08.105.5.1:
CCGTCTCCCTCTTCTGTGAATGCCCTTATTGTCGTTGCGACTGAGTGAATCGTGCCGTAGGTAGGCACTATCCAGTCTTTCTCTATCTCCCAGTCTCGCATGTTCTTCATCCACCAGCGTATGCTGGAGAGATACTTATCATCGGCAAGAGTGAATCCCATAAACCCAATCTTCGCTCGTTTTACAAGGGCGTCGATTATTGCCGGAGCGGTCTTGAAGTCCATCTCGGCACCGGCAAAGCTTCGTATGGGGGCTTGTAACGGATACCGTCAATAACCTCGGCGGAAACAAACTCATGATACCCTCAGACAACTTCGCCGCTCATTCTATTTCTTCTTCTTCGCTTTCACAGAAAATCGCGATGATGAACTCAACGAAGCTAACCGTGGAGGGACAATGCTTCTGTTGTAATGTGGGCAGAAACGACAGCGATTTTCACAACGTATATTCCGGCCGGGGAGGAACAGGTTCCTGTTTTACAGGCGCCAGCCCCGATTCCGCTCGTCGCCGCTTCCAGTGTTAACGGAGGCAAGGTTGTCGCCGTTTCCTGTGCTTTTACCTTTCATGGCACTCTGATGAGATTGGCTCCAGGCGACAATGACCTATTTAGAGCCATAGTCGAATGGTAAGCATCGATGAAAGAGTGGAGTGACTACTGCAAGTTTCCGGATTTGTCGTTATTCTCAGGTTTGATAATTGTATACTTCTCGAAAAGCCGGACGGTAATGATGCCGCATAGCGCTCCGAGTACAATCCCGGTGATAACGTCCGAGAAGTAACTGAAATAGACGTATATTTCGGCAAGCGCTATGAAAGCAGAGAGAAGGACAAGGGGAACTCTGAGCATCTTGACGTTGTTCCAGAGAACGGCTGTGTAGGCAAATGCAATAGTAACCGGAGAAGATGGGAATGAGTAAGTTTCGGGAGTCGGAAAGATTATCGCGTACCCCTCGATGAACTCGAGTGGCCTCAACCTCCCGAAGATGGGCTTAAGGATAACGAAGGCAACAAGCAGACTTATCGCTAGCCCAAGCGAAGTCATGTAGCCGGCCCTGCGGAACCTCTTGTCGAAGAGGAGAAGGACCGTCAGTAGTATCCATACGAGGGCCCCCCTTTCGAGAAACAGCATAAAAGAAAGGAACAGATCCATTACCTCTCCAGATATTGCCGAGTTCAGCGAATTCATTAACGAAAGCTCAAATTCATTCAACGCATCCCACATACAGCCACCACCAAAATCCTATCAAAAGAGGCGGCTCAACACCGCCTCTTGATAATAACACCTTCAGTATCCGATTATCTTAGAATATCTTGAATAGCGGCGATCTCTGTGTAAGTGAGACCGGCCCTCTTCGTCAGGTAGTCAAGCGCAACGCTCTTGACGTTGACATCGTCAACTGGATTGCCATTGTTCATAAGAACAAAGAGATCGGCGATAATCTTCTTCACTGCATCGTAGGCTGCCGTTCCCTGCTTCACATTGTAGTAGTTCTCATAGGATTTGACATAGTCCGCGTAGATCTCGTTGGTCTTTGCGTTCATAATCGCTCCAAGCAGAGCGGAGGCGATTCCGGCCCTGTCCTTGCCTTCAACGCAGTGGATAAGATACGGCGGCTCGTGAGAGATCATGAACCTCAGGCCCTCTCCAAGTTTCTTCGCGAAATCTTCAGCAAGAGGATCTACTCCCATATTTAGGTTTATCAGGTTTCCGGCTTCACCGATTGCCTTGTAATACTCCGAGTACTCCCAGTTCGATGCAAGCTCTTCGTCTGAATCGGAGAGATTGATTACAGTCCTGATTCCCGCTTGCTCTATTAGGGCCGATGCGTAAGGCGACCTGGGATCGCTGATTGAAGGATGGGAACATCTGTATAGCTTACCGGGTGCGATCTCTCCCATCGTTACTTCCCTGAAGTTTGCAAAGATCTCATCGCTAGCATAATCATCCCTTACATCCGTTCTTACAAGGTGTCTGATCTCCAATTCGTCCCTATAGGCCCCCTTCTCGATAAGCCCCATATTAAGAAGATCTCCAACGGCAAGTCCGTACGTCTGAGCGAAATTGCCATAGTTGATGGCAAGAAGAACATGGTCGCCGGAATACCTTGCCAGCGGCTGTCCCCTGTCGACATCGCCGTATGTAGTTACGAATGGAACCATGATCGTTGTAGTGCCCATAGTCACGTAAACAAGATCTCCAGCTTCAATGGCGGCATAAACAACTGCTTCCATCGGAATATTCGTATGAACGTTACCGTACTTATCAATCTCGGCTACTGCACCAACGATTCCGGCAAGCATCAAAGCTGACAGAACCACAAAAACACCCAGTAACAACCCTTTCTTAAGCATAAAACACCTCCACCTATCCTATTTAGACGTTAAGATATTTGCACCATAATTATATCACCAGCGACTTTTAATCACGAAGAGACCAATCATCATTATCCGCATGATACGATTATCAGACAACCGAATAGTTCTGTTGTCACGCACTACGACTCCCGCTACTCCGTTTATACCACACATGGAGACGTACAGAAACGAACAAAGAAGTGTTCGCACTCTTTTCCGAAGAATTCTCAAGAAGAGACTCTGGCCGCTAGAGACTGAATCGACCAGCTCCGTTCTAGAATCAATAGGGAGATGTTTGGCAGATAAGTACTCACTTTTCGGACGAACTATTGATTTCATCTCCTAATTCGGATCGTGGAGGAGAATGAGATGAAGAATGTTCGCCTGATAGTGGTTTTGGCACTTGTTTTTTTCTTTCTTACAGGCTGTCCTATCAAGAATGGCAAGCCAGAGTGGGGAGTTATAGAAACGATTGTCAAGAATATTGGAGAGCACTTTCAGATCAACCTTGCCGAGTACAGCTCAGACCCGGACGGTCATCTTATATCGTACAAGCTAATAGGAGGACCAGGAACCGTTACAGGGAGCCTTTACGAGTGGACAGTCAGCGGGCCTCTCGGCAACATCACAGTGATAGTAAGGGCGGAGGATGAAAAGGGATTGTCTACTGACAAGACATTCACGATAACGGTCAAGTCGTTCCCCAACGTCCCGTCAAGTCCTTTCCCGGCAAATGGTGCAAAGGATACGAACTTCGAGGTGACCCTGTCCTGGGAAGGCGGAGACCCCGACGGAGATCCGGTACTATATGATCTCTACCTCTCTACAGCTCACAATCCCACTCTTTTCATATCGAATCGAACTACCAACAGCTATACCAAGAGCGGTCTCTCGCCCAACACAACATACTACTGGAAGATAGTTGCAAGAAACGAGGGGTCGTCTGGCGTAGCCGGCCCAATATGGAGCTTCACAACAAAGAAATGAAATCCAGCGAGGGGCAATATGAAACTGTATATAGGGGGAGAATCCCCAAAATCGAGATGTTCGCTGTGCTCACGGGAAGACCAAGATTCTGACCGGGATCATGTAAGAATCACGAAAAAGAACATTTGTCATCCCGATATGCAACTGATCGGGATCTCGAATGTAAGAGCCGCTTTTCGCTGAACGCTGAAAGATCCGCTTGCTAGAAGACGCTGTGCGCTGGAAAGAGCAAAGGATCGGTTGCAAGTTGTGAGTTGTGAGAACAAAAAACGAGGCTAGAGGTTGGTTGTAGGAAAGAGCGAAATAAGACGCAAGGCGCCGGAAAGCATCGGCGGACGCAAGGCTGGGAAGAACATCCCAAGTCGCAATGCTGGCAAAGATCGCGCCAGGACGCAATGTCCGCTTCGCGGGCTAAAAGCCGGTGAACGCTCCAAAGAACCGCTGTTCGCTTATCGCTTGGAAGAGAAGAAGTTCTCCGTTGGGTGTCCAAGAGGAAAGATCTGTTCTTCGTTCCAGAGCAGAGCGAGGATCTGTTCTTTGTTCTTGGTCAAGGTCATATTGCCTAAGCATGGCACACCCAGACCAGGAAATTGTCAGGCCGACGAACTGAGCTGGTTTTGACAAACCAGATTCCACCATTCTTTGCTCGATAGGAACTTTAGCTCTTTGCTCTTGGCCAACCACCAACTACGTATCACCAATAACGGCTCTTAGCGCGAAGCTTCTTCTAAAACTCAAAGCGTCTTCTCTGGCTCCATCGGAGAGCGGAGGACCGCTGACGGTTAACGTATTTTGCTCTTTCCAGCGTTAAGCGGCTCTTATAGAAGGACGTTTCTCTTGAAAGCCGAAATCAATACTCGTTGGATCTGGAAATGAGCCATTTGCCAGATTCGTTCTTAATCCTCCAGATGTAAGTCCTGTAGTCAATCGGTCCGGAATTCCATTTGATTTCTACGCTGAATTCCACTCTGGCTTCCGTGACTCCCTCGTTGAAATCAACGTCAACGTTGCTCGTCCTGTCGAAGTGAATGACGTTCCTTCCTTCAAATCTGCTTGAATAAGCATCGATGATCTGAGAGTACGATTTGGTTGCCGTGTTTATTATGGCCGGATTTGTGTACAGCCCCGCAAGCTCTACAGAGTTCTCCGCTTCCCAATACTTCTCGAAATCGCTCACAAGTCCACTCACCTTGATCGTCGGGCCTAAAATGAAACAACCCGAAAGCAACAGCAACACAACGACCAAAGATAATATTGACAGAATTATCTTTTTCATCTCTTCGCCCCCTCTGCAAAATAACTTTCATCCGAAGCACATTCCATGAAACTCCTGTCCTCTCACTTTCGTCCCTTGCTTAAGTTTCATCTCGATCCTTGCTTTAGAAAGAATGCCCGTCTGCAACCATGCTCTCATCAAAGCGTTCCAGTCAACGAGAAGAGCTCCTATCGCTGTAATGTCATTAGATCTCACAGATGACTGTTCTGAGCGAGATGCACCCCCATCTCCAGTTCGCTGCTCTCCTCCCAAATACAATGGAGCGAAAGTCTTTCTTCATCCATGCATTGAAGAG
Protein-coding regions in this window:
- a CDS encoding phosphatase PAP2 family protein, with the protein product MWDALNEFELSLMNSLNSAISGEVMDLFLSFMLFLERGALVWILLTVLLLFDKRFRRAGYMTSLGLAISLLVAFVILKPIFGRLRPLEFIEGYAIIFPTPETYSFPSSPVTIAFAYTAVLWNNVKMLRVPLVLLSAFIALAEIYVYFSYFSDVITGIVLGALCGIITVRLFEKYTIIKPENNDKSGNLQ
- a CDS encoding tyrosine-protein phosphatase, whose amino-acid sequence is MLKKGLLLGVFVVLSALMLAGIVGAVAEIDKYGNVHTNIPMEAVVYAAIEAGDLVYVTMGTTTIMVPFVTTYGDVDRGQPLARYSGDHVLLAINYGNFAQTYGLAVGDLLNMGLIEKGAYRDELEIRHLVRTDVRDDYASDEIFANFREVTMGEIAPGKLYRCSHPSISDPRSPYASALIEQAGIRTVINLSDSDEELASNWEYSEYYKAIGEAGNLINLNMGVDPLAEDFAKKLGEGLRFMISHEPPYLIHCVEGKDRAGIASALLGAIMNAKTNEIYADYVKSYENYYNVKQGTAAYDAVKKIIADLFVLMNNGNPVDDVNVKSVALDYLTKRAGLTYTEIAAIQDILR
- a CDS encoding fibronectin type III domain-containing protein — encoded protein: MKNVRLIVVLALVFFFLTGCPIKNGKPEWGVIETIVKNIGEHFQINLAEYSSDPDGHLISYKLIGGPGTVTGSLYEWTVSGPLGNITVIVRAEDEKGLSTDKTFTITVKSFPNVPSSPFPANGAKDTNFEVTLSWEGGDPDGDPVLYDLYLSTAHNPTLFISNRTTNSYTKSGLSPNTTYYWKIVARNEGSSGVAGPIWSFTTKK